A region from the Candidatus Aenigmatarchaeota archaeon genome encodes:
- a CDS encoding DUF63 family protein translates to MLAEAIEEYFIGPILTGTGYNPVNTFVYAVLLLALGYVVFRAIRALGIEVDSPFAMALFPYIALGSILRSLRDIGYFKTWLLVSPFLYIYVFSVTFLLLVISILVARKTKLPYQSFFFSFGFVISGILFTRLSFQNLGAALPVLGIGLLFFALIFAPLWKAPLWNKFVLMSQLFDASATYVALTFYGFGEQHVLPNLIFSLTGTVASFFLVKAAVALLMLWAVDTGIEDKNLANFLKLVVIVLGFAQGLRDLLMIVAFA, encoded by the coding sequence CGATCCTGACCGGAACCGGCTACAATCCCGTGAACACATTTGTCTATGCAGTTCTCCTTCTTGCCCTTGGCTATGTAGTATTTAGGGCGATAAGGGCGCTTGGAATAGAGGTTGATTCCCCCTTTGCGATGGCGCTTTTCCCCTATATTGCCCTTGGCTCGATACTCAGGTCGCTTAGAGACATCGGATACTTCAAGACCTGGCTTCTGGTCTCGCCCTTCCTTTATATTTATGTCTTTTCCGTCACTTTTCTTCTTCTGGTGATTTCCATTCTTGTCGCAAGGAAGACAAAACTCCCTTACCAGAGCTTTTTCTTCTCCTTTGGGTTTGTAATTTCCGGTATCCTTTTCACCCGCCTGTCTTTCCAGAATCTGGGCGCCGCCCTGCCGGTACTGGGGATTGGCCTGCTGTTTTTTGCCCTTATATTTGCCCCCTTGTGGAAAGCGCCACTCTGGAACAAGTTTGTTTTGATGTCCCAGCTTTTTGACGCTTCAGCAACTTACGTTGCCCTTACCTTTTACGGGTTTGGAGAGCAGCACGTCCTGCCAAACCTGATTTTTTCGCTTACCGGGACGGTTGCAAGCTTCTTTCTGGTAAAGGCAGCCGTGGCTCTTTTGATGCTCTGGGCGGTCGATACGGGAATAGAGGACAAAAACCTCGCAAATTTCCTGAAGCTGGTCGTAATCGTGCTCGGGTTTGCTCAAGGGCTTAGGGATTTGCTGATGATTGTGGCGTTTGCGTAA